TCCCGTGCTCGAGTCCGACGCGCACTACCTGATCGGCACGATCAGCTTCTCGAACTTCAACGTGCCCTCGGGTAGCCCCACGCTCATCCGGACTCCGGGCGGCGAGATCCTGTGGTACTCGAGCGCCTACGACACGTCGAGCCTGGCTCCGGACACCGTGCGGTACACGGCGTTCGACGCCATGGAGAACCCGCAGGTCCTCTTCGTCGTGATGTGCGTCGCGGCGTACCTGATCTCTCGCTTCCAGGAGGTCGCGTACGACACGTACCGGGAGGCCCACCCGAGCGTCTACCGCCCCGCGGTGCACAAGGTGAAGTGGCTCCACTGGCTCGGGAAGGCGGCCATCCTGGTCCTCATTCTCTTCTACTTCATCCCTACCGCGCTTTTCGCGATCGGGGTGCGCGTGTACTTTAACGGCCCGGCCTACTTCTTCCTCGCGCTGACCCTCGCCCTCGGCCTGAGCTTCGGCACGCGAGCGTACTATCTCCAGATGCTCGAGCAGGCGCCACCGCCCGTCGCCCCGGAGACCGAGGAGACGGAGACGCCTTCCGCAGCCACCGAGGAGGGTCCCGCGCCCGAGCCCATCGGGCACTGCACGCACTGCCTCCGCACGATCCGCGACGGAGAGAAGACGTACGCGTGCTCCTGCGGCGCCCTGTATCACCTGGGCTGCGCGAGCGGGCTCATGCGGTGCTCGAACTGCCGCAAGCCCGTCGCGGGGCTCGAGACCATCGGCGAGCCTCGGTCCGTGTCCATGCGGTGCTCCGCATGCGGCGAGATCCAGACGATTCCCGAGGGCGTGGATGCGCGCACGATGACCTGCGCCTCTTGCGGGGGCAGCCTCCGGAGCCTGGACGCGGGCAAGCGCTACCTCCTGGTGGCGAGCAACCCTGCGATCGCGTTCCACTGGCTCGTGGACCTGGCCAAGGGAGGGAAGCCCGCCTTGGTCGTGACCAACGCAGCTCCGGAGCGCCTGCGGCTCGAGTTCGGCCTCAAGGATGTCCAGTTCGCCCAGGTCACTGCCCAGGTGGCCGGTGCGATCGATCCGAAGAGGCTCGACCCCACCGGGCTCAAGATGATCCTGCCGCTCACCCGGTCGGGGAAAGGCGGCGTGATTCTCTACGACGGCTTGGACCAGATCGTCGCGACCTCGTCCCTGGGCGACGTCGTCCGCTTCCTCCGGAAGGCGAACGACATGGCGTTCGTCCACCAGATTACGGTCATCGGCCGCGTGGGACCGGGCATTTTGGCCGAGGCGGAGA
The nucleotide sequence above comes from Thermoplasmata archaeon. Encoded proteins:
- a CDS encoding DUF835 domain-containing protein; its protein translation is MRSPPLASLALLLGALLLWSFALPAAGQSGEMTVTADYELFGTTALNGGGHVTWTLTGDVAREFRADLVHLFDEYAKIPQGFVYGGDPTNGNHDGVIQEPEGRAYTDRLENVLEGSYPNAQTGGTQVGYFLLDRANLLDKDLVNGFNTSTTGIVGSNANSTADLQIRFLFNGATNTGDVSMPLSTEAYAQALFQVFSIDARQAGSWPLQLAGRVGNATVGWQSLYYDATHPAVLWAGNSTQCPSPTTNCRYEPHSTFAAPAVMDGTLGAGGIPLDLRFASSAWITFNYTGAVATGDELQVQAARDTTNLTWTTLGRGILSVYNNTAQGVWLPMGVDMTSYLGQKVRLRLLFSAPGGTPLSGFFISNFAIHAPATYQGPVLESDAHYLIGTISFSNFNVPSGSPTLIRTPGGEILWYSSAYDTSSLAPDTVRYTAFDAMENPQVLFVVMCVAAYLISRFQEVAYDTYREAHPSVYRPAVHKVKWLHWLGKAAILVLILFYFIPTALFAIGVRVYFNGPAYFFLALTLALGLSFGTRAYYLQMLEQAPPPVAPETEETETPSAATEEGPAPEPIGHCTHCLRTIRDGEKTYACSCGALYHLGCASGLMRCSNCRKPVAGLETIGEPRSVSMRCSACGEIQTIPEGVDARTMTCASCGGSLRSLDAGKRYLLVASNPAIAFHWLVDLAKGGKPALVVTNAAPERLRLEFGLKDVQFAQVTAQVAGAIDPKRLDPTGLKMILPLTRSGKGGVILYDGLDQIVATSSLGDVVRFLRKANDMAFVHQITVIGRVGPGILAEAEIERLAAEFDELLDLSARL